In Pseudomonas fluorescens NCIMB 11764, a single window of DNA contains:
- a CDS encoding acetyl-CoA C-acetyltransferase, translated as MTQLRRVAIIGGNRIPFARSNGPYATASNQAMLTAALEGLIERFNLHGLRMGEVAAGAVLKHSRDFNLTRECVLGSRLSPTTPAYDIQQACGTGLEAALLVANKIALGQIECGIAGGVDTTSDAPIGINEGLRKILLQANRAKTTADKLKTFLQLRPGHLIPEFPRNGEPRTGLSMGEHCELMAQTWNIPRAEQDQLALESHQKMAASYTEGWHNDLMTPFLGLTRDNNLRPDLTLEKLASLKPAFEKSAKGTLTAGNSTPLTDGASLVLLGSEEWAKERGLPILAYLRDGEAAAVDFVNGAEGLLMAPVYAVPRLLARNGLTLQDFDYYEIHEAFAAQVLCTLKAWEDPEYCKTRLGLDAPLGSIDRSRLNVKGSSLAAGHPFAATGGRIVASLAKLLDAAGKGRGLISICAAGGQGVTAIVER; from the coding sequence ATGACTCAACTGCGCCGCGTCGCGATTATCGGCGGTAACCGGATTCCCTTCGCCCGCTCCAACGGGCCGTACGCTACCGCGAGTAACCAGGCGATGCTCACCGCCGCGCTCGAAGGCCTGATCGAGCGTTTCAACCTGCACGGTCTGCGCATGGGCGAAGTGGCTGCGGGCGCGGTGCTCAAGCATTCCCGGGACTTCAACCTGACCCGCGAATGCGTGCTCGGCTCACGGCTGTCACCGACCACCCCGGCCTATGACATTCAGCAAGCGTGTGGCACCGGTCTGGAAGCGGCGTTGCTGGTGGCCAATAAAATCGCCCTGGGCCAGATCGAGTGCGGTATTGCCGGCGGCGTCGATACCACGTCCGACGCGCCGATCGGCATCAACGAAGGTTTGCGCAAAATCCTCCTGCAGGCCAACCGCGCGAAAACCACCGCCGACAAACTGAAAACCTTTTTGCAACTGCGCCCCGGGCATCTCATTCCGGAATTTCCCCGCAACGGCGAGCCACGCACGGGCCTGTCGATGGGCGAGCACTGCGAGTTGATGGCGCAGACCTGGAACATTCCGCGCGCGGAGCAGGATCAACTGGCGCTGGAGAGTCACCAGAAAATGGCGGCGTCATATACCGAAGGCTGGCACAACGACCTGATGACGCCGTTCCTGGGCCTGACCCGCGATAACAACCTGCGCCCGGACCTGACCCTGGAAAAACTCGCTTCGCTCAAACCCGCCTTCGAGAAAAGCGCCAAAGGCACGCTGACCGCCGGCAATTCGACGCCGCTCACCGACGGCGCGTCGCTGGTACTGTTGGGCAGTGAAGAATGGGCGAAGGAGCGCGGCTTGCCGATCCTTGCGTATTTACGCGATGGCGAAGCGGCGGCGGTGGATTTCGTCAACGGCGCCGAAGGGCTGTTGATGGCGCCGGTCTACGCGGTGCCACGCCTCCTGGCGCGCAATGGCCTGACCTTGCAGGACTTCGATTACTACGAAATCCACGAAGCGTTCGCCGCGCAAGTGCTCTGCACCTTGAAGGCCTGGGAAGACCCCGAGTACTGCAAAACCCGCCTCGGCCTCGACGCGCCACTGGGCTCCATCGACCGCAGCCGGCTCAACGTCAAAGGCAGTTCACTGGCGGCAGGGCATCCGTTTGCGGCTACCGGCGGACGTATTGTGGCCAGCCTGGCCAAGCTGCTCGACGCTGCAGGCAAGGGGCGAGGGCTGATCTCGATTTGTGCGGCTGGCGGGCAGGGTGTCACCGCAATAGTTGAGCGTTGA
- a CDS encoding MaoC family dehydratase, with translation MITDWHTLNREPSLPGLYVQAATRRKITGSTLPDSGLRCWVDVDPKRLAAYRNVCGFADNGLLPPTYPHILAFALQMQLLTDKDFPFPLLGLIHLSNRIRVLRPMGGVNRVRVSVQVQNLQPHAKGATFDLLTTLDDQLGPLWEAQSRMLCRGVKLEGEPVEEVLASTMMLTEVARWKAPADIGRQYARVSGDYNPIHLSAVSARLFGFPAAIAHGLWNKARTLAALADHLPTANVEIAVQFRKPVRLPGEVTLLASTAASSGDFRLVGVGDLEHMVGHWRPVA, from the coding sequence ATGATTACCGATTGGCACACGCTCAACCGCGAACCAAGCCTGCCCGGGTTGTATGTGCAGGCCGCGACGCGACGCAAGATCACCGGCTCCACGTTGCCCGATTCGGGTTTGCGTTGCTGGGTCGATGTCGATCCGAAACGTCTGGCGGCTTATCGCAACGTCTGCGGGTTTGCCGACAACGGTTTGTTGCCGCCGACGTATCCCCACATCCTGGCGTTCGCGTTGCAGATGCAACTGCTGACTGACAAGGATTTCCCGTTCCCGCTGCTGGGGTTGATTCACCTGAGCAACCGCATTCGCGTCTTGCGGCCCATGGGCGGCGTGAATCGCGTGCGGGTCAGCGTGCAGGTGCAGAATCTGCAACCCCATGCGAAGGGCGCGACGTTCGATCTGCTGACCACGCTCGATGATCAGCTGGGACCGTTGTGGGAAGCGCAAAGCCGGATGCTGTGTCGCGGGGTCAAACTTGAAGGCGAGCCCGTCGAGGAGGTACTGGCCTCGACGATGATGCTGACTGAAGTCGCCCGCTGGAAAGCACCTGCGGACATCGGCCGGCAATACGCCAGGGTGTCAGGGGATTACAACCCGATACACCTCAGTGCGGTGAGCGCCAGACTGTTCGGTTTCCCTGCGGCCATCGCTCATGGACTGTGGAACAAGGCACGGACGCTGGCAGCGCTGGCGGATCATTTGCCCACAGCGAATGTCGAGATCGCCGTGCAGTTTCGCAAGCCGGTGCGCTTGCCCGGCGAAGTGACATTGCTCGCCAGCACGGCGGCTTCGAGTGGGGATTTTCGACTGGTAGGCGTGGGCGATCTGGAACATATGGTCGGCCATTGGCGGCCGGTGGCCTGA
- a CDS encoding PA4780 family RIO1-like protein kinase translates to MKTPKRIEPLIEDGLVDEVLRPLMSGKEAAVYVVRCGNELRCAKVYKEANKRSFRQAAEYQEGRKVRNSRQARAMAKGSKFGKKETEDAWQNAEVAALFRLAGAGVRVPQPYDFLEGVLLMELVADEYGDAAPRLNDVVLEPDQAREYHAFLISQIVLMLCTGLVHGDLSEFNVLLTPTGPVIIDLPQAVDAAGNNHAFSMLERDVGNMASYFGRFAPELKKTKYAKEMWALYEAGTLHPASVLTGEFDEPEELADVGGIMREIEAARLDEERKQAVRAADDAPPSKTEEPPPPWMQ, encoded by the coding sequence ATGAAGACTCCAAAACGCATTGAACCCCTGATCGAGGACGGTCTGGTCGACGAGGTGCTGCGCCCACTCATGAGTGGTAAAGAAGCAGCTGTTTATGTGGTGCGCTGCGGCAACGAGTTACGTTGCGCGAAGGTCTACAAGGAGGCGAATAAACGCAGTTTCCGTCAGGCGGCCGAGTACCAGGAAGGCCGCAAGGTGCGCAACAGCCGTCAGGCCCGTGCGATGGCCAAGGGCTCCAAGTTCGGCAAGAAAGAAACCGAAGACGCCTGGCAGAACGCCGAAGTGGCGGCGTTGTTCCGTCTGGCCGGCGCCGGTGTCCGGGTCCCTCAGCCTTACGACTTCCTTGAAGGCGTGCTGTTGATGGAGCTGGTGGCCGATGAGTACGGCGATGCCGCGCCGCGTCTGAACGACGTGGTGCTGGAGCCGGATCAGGCGCGCGAATACCACGCGTTCCTGATTTCGCAGATCGTGCTGATGTTGTGTACCGGCCTGGTGCACGGTGACCTGTCCGAGTTCAACGTACTGTTGACCCCGACCGGCCCGGTCATCATCGACTTGCCGCAAGCGGTGGACGCGGCGGGCAACAACCACGCGTTCAGCATGCTGGAGCGTGACGTGGGCAACATGGCGTCCTACTTCGGGCGGTTTGCCCCGGAGTTGAAAAAGACCAAATACGCCAAGGAAATGTGGGCGTTGTACGAAGCCGGCACCTTGCACCCGGCCAGTGTCTTGACCGGCGAGTTCGACGAGCCGGAAGAGTTGGCCGACGTCGGCGGGATCATGCGCGAAATCGAGGCGGCACGCCTGGATGAAGAACGCAAGCAAGCGGTCCGCGCGGCAGATGACGCGCCACCGAGCAAAACCGAAGAACCGCCTCCGCCCTGGATGCAGTGA
- a CDS encoding methyl-accepting chemotaxis protein, with the protein MAEAAVRQREAVDMVSTAFHEMVATANEVARSCSQAAESADSGQRQAREGQQQIDAAVTSVDRLSQEIEQSAQSMQQLERDSNDIQSILGTIRSIAEQTNLLALNAAIEAARAGEQGRGFAVVADEVRALAKRTADSTAEIDGLLGNLAKRTSQVTQQMHASLEVSQQSVTRIGEARSSFGQIRESVDVIRDMNTQIATAAEQQHQVAEDINRHISQIHGDAQLVAELANSARLDSQSLAGLSNELDGLVRRFRT; encoded by the coding sequence ATGGCCGAAGCGGCCGTGCGCCAGCGTGAAGCCGTGGACATGGTCTCCACCGCGTTCCATGAAATGGTCGCCACTGCCAACGAAGTCGCGCGCTCCTGCAGCCAGGCCGCCGAGTCGGCCGACAGTGGCCAGCGCCAGGCGCGAGAAGGTCAGCAGCAGATCGATGCGGCGGTGACCAGCGTCGATCGACTGAGCCAGGAAATCGAACAATCGGCCCAGTCGATGCAACAGCTGGAACGCGACAGCAATGACATTCAGTCGATTCTCGGAACCATTCGTTCGATCGCCGAACAGACCAACCTGCTGGCACTGAACGCTGCCATCGAGGCTGCACGGGCCGGTGAACAAGGTCGCGGTTTTGCGGTGGTGGCGGACGAAGTGCGGGCGCTGGCCAAACGCACGGCCGATTCCACGGCGGAGATCGACGGCCTGCTCGGCAACCTTGCCAAGCGCACCAGCCAGGTCACTCAGCAGATGCACGCGAGCCTGGAAGTGTCCCAGCAGTCGGTGACCCGCATCGGCGAGGCGCGCAGCAGCTTCGGGCAGATTCGTGAATCGGTGGACGTGATCCGCGACATGAACACCCAGATCGCCACGGCAGCAGAACAACAGCACCAGGTGGCGGAAGACATCAACCGGCACATCAGCCAGATTCATGGCGATGCGCAGTTGGTGGCGGAACTGGCGAACTCGGCGCGGCTGGATTCCCAGAGCCTGGCCGGATTGTCGAATGAACTGGACGGGTTGGTTCGTCGTTTCAGAACCTGA
- a CDS encoding MFS transporter: MDTSTRNAQLIIAARLVSDFGAFLNMVALATYVYLLSNSAMSVGIFLASRVGGGIFASLIGTRFYRRWAGRLPLIVFDVLRAGLLGLLLVLPVTQQALLLPVIAFGLGLGNSMFAIGLNSQLPHLIEGDQLLKTNAWITSASSAAMVGGSLVAGVLVAAFGFEVVFALNVVTYLLAALFILPLRFSGPSPSAGPDHERGEWSALRQGLRATPVVAAMLAVAMADTLGSAAHNVGLPIISKLLTPESASTTLGLMLAVWACGKLIGARIASRLKGSDNVNLERRFFFGVLLMSCGFILMFQQQTLYGLLLFSLPAGLGDGFSEVGLMSRLQREPDSLRLPIFSFLTLLQMTGFGVGMLIAAPFYAWWTPGAVVLLFHGIPLTALLLVKVLAIRSERVRRSNPTQDF; the protein is encoded by the coding sequence GTGGACACCTCCACCCGCAACGCCCAGTTGATCATCGCCGCCCGTCTGGTCTCGGACTTCGGCGCGTTCCTCAACATGGTCGCCCTGGCCACCTACGTCTACCTGCTCAGCAACAGCGCCATGAGCGTTGGCATCTTCCTCGCCAGTCGCGTGGGTGGAGGGATTTTTGCCAGCCTCATCGGCACCCGCTTCTATCGCCGCTGGGCCGGGCGTCTGCCGCTGATTGTCTTCGATGTGCTGCGCGCCGGATTGCTGGGGCTGCTGCTGGTCTTGCCGGTTACCCAGCAAGCGCTGCTGCTGCCGGTCATTGCCTTCGGGCTTGGCTTGGGCAACTCAATGTTTGCCATCGGCCTCAACAGTCAGCTGCCGCACTTGATCGAGGGCGATCAACTGCTCAAGACCAACGCCTGGATCACCTCGGCGTCATCGGCAGCCATGGTCGGCGGAAGTCTGGTGGCCGGGGTGTTGGTGGCAGCGTTTGGCTTTGAGGTGGTCTTCGCACTGAACGTAGTCACTTACCTGTTGGCCGCGTTGTTCATCCTGCCGCTGCGGTTTTCCGGACCGTCTCCCAGCGCCGGGCCCGATCACGAACGAGGCGAATGGTCAGCCCTGCGCCAGGGGCTGCGCGCTACGCCGGTGGTGGCGGCGATGCTCGCGGTCGCGATGGCCGATACCTTGGGCAGCGCCGCACACAACGTGGGTTTGCCGATCATTTCAAAACTGCTGACACCCGAATCCGCCAGCACCACGCTGGGCCTGATGCTGGCGGTATGGGCTTGCGGAAAACTCATCGGCGCACGGATCGCCAGCCGCCTCAAAGGCTCGGATAACGTGAACCTGGAAAGACGGTTTTTTTTCGGTGTGCTGCTGATGTCCTGCGGCTTCATCCTGATGTTCCAGCAACAGACCCTCTACGGCTTGCTGCTGTTCTCACTGCCGGCAGGGTTGGGCGACGGTTTCTCTGAAGTCGGCCTGATGTCGCGCCTGCAACGAGAACCGGACAGCCTGCGCCTGCCGATTTTCAGCTTTCTGACGTTGTTGCAGATGACCGGGTTCGGTGTCGGCATGCTGATCGCTGCACCGTTTTATGCGTGGTGGACGCCCGGCGCGGTGGTGCTGTTGTTCCACGGCATTCCCCTCACCGCCTTGCTGCTGGTGAAGGTGCTCGCGATCAGGAGCGAGCGGGTACGGCGCAGCAACCCGACTCAAGATTTTTGA
- a CDS encoding AraC family transcriptional regulator: MPTNGQLSLERTIPALTLLPRPLYARAESLNAGSWTSSHRHDWVQFSYAISGVLGVHTAEGSFFAPPQWGIWIPADVDHQVVTSMRAEMRSLYVRREDCPWADDRCRVLEVTPLARELIKSFCLLPVEYPQGDSPEARLVSVLLDQLANLPEVGFSLPLPRHERLLGLCNELIESPERTVTLQEWAQRLGTSEKTLMRLFQRETGLSFRGWRQRMRLLSSLNVLEEGDSVTNAALSCGYDSTSAFIAAFKGLFGFTPGELFRQ; encoded by the coding sequence ATGCCGACTAACGGACAACTCTCCCTCGAACGGACAATTCCCGCACTGACCTTACTGCCGCGCCCCCTGTATGCGCGGGCGGAAAGCCTCAACGCCGGTTCGTGGACCTCGTCTCATCGCCATGACTGGGTGCAATTTTCCTACGCGATCAGCGGCGTTCTCGGCGTGCACACCGCCGAGGGCAGTTTCTTTGCGCCGCCGCAGTGGGGGATCTGGATTCCGGCGGATGTCGACCATCAGGTCGTGACCTCGATGCGCGCCGAGATGCGCAGTCTTTATGTGCGCCGAGAGGATTGCCCTTGGGCGGACGACCGCTGTCGGGTGTTGGAGGTGACGCCGCTGGCCCGGGAGTTGATCAAGAGTTTTTGCCTGCTGCCCGTGGAATATCCACAGGGCGACAGCCCGGAAGCACGGTTGGTGAGTGTGTTGCTGGACCAGTTGGCGAATCTGCCCGAAGTCGGTTTCTCGCTGCCGTTGCCGCGTCATGAGCGCTTGCTGGGGCTGTGCAATGAGCTGATCGAAAGTCCTGAGCGGACTGTGACCTTGCAGGAATGGGCGCAGCGACTGGGCACGTCGGAAAAAACCCTGATGCGCCTGTTTCAGCGTGAAACCGGGTTGAGTTTTCGCGGCTGGCGTCAGCGGATGCGACTGCTGTCGTCGTTGAATGTGCTGGAGGAGGGTGACAGCGTGACGAATGCCGCGTTGTCTTGTGGGTACGACTCGACGTCGGCGTTTATAGCGGCGTTCAAAGGGTTGTTCGGGTTTACCCCCGGGGAATTGTTTCGACAGTAA
- the cueR gene encoding Cu(I)-responsive transcriptional regulator — protein sequence MNIGQAARQSGLSAKMIRYYESIGLLKAAHRTDSGYRVYGDDDLHTLAFIKRSRDLGFSLEEVGKLLTLWQDRQRASADVKALARQHIDELNQKILELGQLRDTLQDLVEHCHGDHRPDCPILKNLESGCCAVPARS from the coding sequence ATGAACATCGGCCAAGCAGCCCGCCAAAGTGGCCTGAGCGCGAAGATGATTCGTTATTACGAGTCCATCGGTCTGCTCAAGGCGGCCCATCGCACCGACAGCGGTTACCGGGTGTACGGCGATGACGACTTACACACGCTGGCGTTTATCAAGCGTTCGCGGGACCTGGGGTTTTCACTGGAAGAGGTCGGTAAACTGCTGACCCTCTGGCAGGACCGTCAGCGCGCCAGTGCTGACGTGAAGGCCCTGGCTCGTCAGCACATCGACGAGCTCAACCAGAAAATCCTCGAACTCGGTCAGTTGCGCGATACCTTGCAGGACCTGGTCGAGCACTGCCATGGCGATCACCGTCCGGACTGCCCGATCCTCAAAAATCTTGAGTCGGGTTGCTGCGCCGTACCCGCTCGCTCCTGA
- a CDS encoding 3-oxoacyl-ACP reductase produces MSDRYIDFANSSIGHRLVGALGLPTPVRLERWQAGRLRPVEGALLIGGGPLAQNVSAFANRLTDAIYSYDSEPSIATAWIPGHGPKLKAVVFDASHLMHTDQLKQLREFFQPLLKNLEDSAHLVILGRAPQTLSDPFAASAQRALEGFSRSLAKELRSGGTLQLIHVGEGAEDQLEGPLRFFLSPKSAFVSGQVIHLSPCTTPVTDWTRPLSGRKALVTGAARGIGASIAETLARDGADVILLDVPAAKTDLDALAARLGGRSITLDICAEDAGTQLIEQLPDGVDIVVHNAGITRDKTLANMTPEFWDAVLAVNLNAPQVLTKALLDSGTLRDNGRVVLLASISGIAGNRGQTNYAASKAGLIGLAQAWAPLLNERGISINAVAPGFIETQMTAHIPFGLREAGRRMSSLGQGGLPQDVAEAVAWLAQPGTGAFTGQALRVCGQSVLGA; encoded by the coding sequence ATGTCTGATCGCTATATCGACTTCGCCAATTCATCCATCGGCCACCGTCTGGTCGGCGCCCTGGGTCTGCCGACGCCGGTTCGGCTGGAACGCTGGCAGGCAGGTCGACTGCGCCCTGTCGAAGGGGCGCTGCTGATCGGCGGCGGGCCGCTGGCGCAGAATGTCAGCGCTTTCGCCAACCGCCTGACCGATGCGATTTACAGCTACGACAGCGAACCCTCGATCGCCACCGCGTGGATTCCCGGTCACGGCCCGAAGCTGAAGGCAGTGGTGTTCGACGCCAGTCATCTGATGCATACCGATCAGCTCAAACAGCTGCGCGAGTTCTTCCAGCCACTGCTGAAAAACCTCGAGGACTCCGCGCACCTGGTCATTCTCGGGCGCGCACCGCAGACGTTGAGCGATCCGTTTGCTGCCAGCGCTCAGCGTGCCCTGGAAGGTTTCAGTCGTTCGCTGGCCAAGGAACTGCGCAGTGGCGGCACCTTGCAACTGATTCACGTCGGCGAAGGTGCCGAGGATCAACTGGAAGGCCCGCTGCGGTTTTTCCTTTCGCCAAAAAGCGCGTTCGTCTCCGGACAAGTGATTCACCTGAGTCCCTGCACCACGCCGGTGACGGACTGGACGCGTCCGTTGTCGGGGCGCAAGGCTCTCGTCACCGGCGCCGCACGCGGCATAGGTGCATCGATTGCCGAAACCCTGGCCCGTGACGGCGCCGACGTGATCCTGCTCGACGTGCCCGCGGCAAAAACCGATCTCGACGCCCTCGCCGCACGCCTCGGCGGGCGCAGCATTACCCTGGACATCTGCGCCGAAGACGCCGGCACACAGTTGATCGAGCAACTGCCTGACGGCGTCGACATTGTGGTGCACAACGCCGGTATCACCCGCGATAAAACCCTGGCCAACATGACCCCGGAATTCTGGGATGCAGTGCTCGCGGTCAACCTCAATGCCCCACAGGTGTTGACCAAGGCCTTGCTCGACAGTGGCACCCTGCGCGACAACGGCCGGGTGGTTTTGCTGGCGTCCATCAGCGGCATCGCCGGCAATCGCGGGCAAACCAATTACGCGGCGAGCAAGGCCGGGTTGATTGGGCTGGCCCAAGCCTGGGCGCCGCTGCTCAACGAACGCGGCATCAGCATCAACGCGGTGGCGCCGGGGTTCATCGAGACGCAAATGACTGCGCACATTCCATTCGGCCTGCGTGAAGCGGGCCGGCGCATGAGTTCGCTGGGCCAGGGCGGCCTGCCGCAAGACGTCGCCGAAGCGGTGGCGTGGCTGGCGCAACCGGGCACCGGCGCGTTCACCGGGCAAGCGCTGCGCGTCTGCGGACAAAGTGTTTTGGGGGCTTAG
- a CDS encoding collagen-like triple helix repeat-containing protein, whose amino-acid sequence MNTHVWCKSATALTLILSLGLAGCSSGGGGHHSSSDSSSPDSTNTAGAGGASGGGAGGGTGGGTGGGGTTTPTASPLVTTTLVQDVGTTVSGLGDGVGQLGNSLSSVPVVGGVVQSVANTTGNVVTTLGDGLGNGIGKLTTDPNGLGVTAASVGGVVQDVGNGVSDVSGKLATATSSVPLVGGVVTKVAPVLDGVGERVTMLGDTLSTATTTGPLGSVTKEIGSKLVPVIALVENTTDKAGDATGLGDPLKGVIKKVGDTVDGVGDNVADAGNGNPVTDTLGNALSNTGTTVGKAGGLVSNGKDSGTGSGGGLGGNGLLETVGGAVVNLGQGLSGSNGVVGTAGKNAVAGGNLVATVGGGLGGSGVANVGPTAALASVGSNIGTALNPVTSAVTGLTQNVGAATGLGSPIAGLTGQAGGAVANLGGAIVASNTNAVTAALGNTVTSLGNTVSGVGGLVNGGTGGGLGGLLGGLGGNNR is encoded by the coding sequence ATGAACACTCACGTATGGTGTAAATCGGCAACGGCATTGACGCTCATCCTCTCTCTCGGCCTCGCCGGTTGCAGCAGCGGCGGTGGCGGTCATCACAGCAGCTCCGACAGTTCGTCCCCTGACAGCACGAACACGGCGGGCGCCGGTGGCGCAAGCGGTGGCGGAGCGGGCGGCGGCACGGGAGGAGGTACAGGCGGTGGCGGCACAACCACGCCGACTGCCTCGCCGCTGGTGACCACCACACTGGTACAGGATGTCGGCACAACAGTCAGCGGCCTCGGCGATGGCGTCGGGCAGCTCGGCAATTCCCTGAGTTCAGTTCCCGTGGTGGGTGGTGTGGTTCAAAGCGTCGCCAACACCACCGGCAATGTAGTCACCACACTGGGTGACGGCTTGGGCAACGGCATTGGCAAACTGACCACCGACCCGAATGGTCTTGGCGTCACGGCCGCCTCGGTGGGCGGCGTGGTGCAGGATGTCGGCAACGGTGTCTCCGATGTCAGCGGCAAGCTCGCCACCGCGACCAGCAGCGTCCCGCTGGTGGGCGGCGTGGTCACCAAAGTCGCGCCAGTGCTGGATGGCGTCGGCGAAAGAGTCACCATGCTCGGCGACACCTTGAGCACCGCAACCACCACAGGTCCGTTGGGGTCGGTGACCAAGGAGATCGGAAGCAAGCTGGTGCCGGTGATTGCCTTGGTCGAGAACACCACGGACAAAGCAGGCGACGCCACCGGCCTGGGCGATCCGCTCAAAGGTGTGATCAAGAAAGTCGGCGATACCGTCGATGGCGTGGGTGACAACGTCGCCGATGCCGGCAATGGCAATCCAGTGACGGACACCCTCGGCAACGCCCTGAGCAACACAGGCACCACGGTCGGCAAGGCCGGTGGCCTGGTGTCCAACGGCAAAGATTCAGGCACCGGCAGCGGCGGTGGTCTGGGTGGCAACGGCCTGCTGGAAACCGTTGGTGGCGCGGTGGTCAACCTCGGCCAGGGCCTGAGCGGCAGTAACGGGGTGGTCGGTACGGCGGGCAAAAACGCTGTTGCCGGCGGCAATCTGGTCGCCACTGTAGGCGGCGGCCTGGGCGGCAGCGGTGTCGCCAATGTCGGCCCGACCGCTGCACTGGCCAGCGTCGGAAGCAACATCGGCACAGCGCTCAACCCGGTGACCAGCGCCGTCACCGGTCTCACCCAAAATGTCGGCGCCGCCACCGGCCTCGGCAGTCCGATCGCGGGTCTGACCGGCCAGGCCGGCGGCGCGGTCGCCAACCTCGGCGGCGCGATTGTCGCCAGCAATACCAACGCGGTCACCGCGGCACTGGGTAACACTGTCACCTCCTTGGGCAATACCGTCAGCGGCGTTGGCGGGTTGGTCAACGGCGGCACCGGCGGCGGTCTTGGCGGACTCCTCGGCGGCCTGGGCGGCAACAATCGCTGA